The Sorex araneus isolate mSorAra2 chromosome X, mSorAra2.pri, whole genome shotgun sequence DNA segment tggaaaacaattgaAGCTTGGGCTAgagagtacagttggtagggctttAGCCTTAGATGagactgacctgaatttgatcccttaCACCCCATGTGGTACCATAAGCCCCACCAAGacttaatcctgagcacagagccagaagaactgGCAGATATTCCCCTGCCACATCCCCCCCAAATTTAATCTAACTAACTTCAagtatgactgtggctaggctccagaggtcttaggccgcagggagctctgctcagggtggggagggaagctggagcccatcaccgCGAAggtgccccagggaagacagtcaggcgcgcgggcaagagactctgtgttgctctcttccaggagcttgcttttaagtctctagatgttggccttGGTGGGATTCCTCTCctcacgttcggatgagcctcacacatgaaggtaccagcagaggaacccagatgtgtggcaCCCGGgattgagacctccaagcctgctcggaatgggactggggtggggacaATCTTTGCATGCACTGCAGGCCCAGTGCCCTCAGAGATCCCGTGCACCCCAGGGAGAGACCCCAAAAGCCAGAGTCGGGTGCGGCtcccaaacaaaccaagaaacaTGCTGGAAACCAGATGCTGTGTTTCTTGGACCTCTGCAGTTTACTTCCTAACAAACTTCATCAGGGCCggagggagagtacagtgggtagggcgtttgccttgtaataCATGGCCGACTCTCATTCAatctctgtggtcccctgagccctgccaggtgtgatccccgagtgcataaccaggaggaagcctgagcactgccgggtgtggaccagaaacaaacaaaaccaaacacccaACAAAATTCTCTTCTGAAAATCCTTTCCGGATGTCATTGTGTGTCCCGAGTCAGCAGCTGTCCCTAATTTGGAGGTTCTGAGACAGTAGCAGACAGTTTTGTCCCCAGAGGACATTTGGAACTGTGTGGAGACGTTAGGGTTCAGCTAGAGGGAGAGTGCAGTGTCAAGGCTAGTGTGCTCTGGAGGCTTCTAAGCATCCAGCAGTACTggacagccctccccaccccagccaagACCCCACTCCCACAGGCCAGCAGTGCTGTGAGAAGCCCCCTCCCTCATCACCATCCCATGACTATGGGCCTCCAGGCTCTCAAGGGGACAGTTTCCTGGAACACAGGCTCATGCAAGGACCCGCCTAATCACAAGAACCcagagctggcctgggttctggCCCTGGATCGGTGCCAGTGTGTGGCACTTTCCACAACCTTCCCCTTCCTTGGCTGTGTTGAGGGTGCAGTCAATGGTGCCTGGGGGTCTCCTGGAGGCATGCTTAGGGGTCCCTCCCTgtgttctcatttgtttatttgggcccACTCAGCAGTCtcggggcttactactgactctgtgctcagggaacccaccTGACAGGGGCATGTGGGCCAGGGCCAGAACCTGGGTCAAGTGTGTGCAACGCCAAGAGCCCTATGTGAATTTTTTCTCCAGTTGATGTTCTCAAACTGGCTTTGTTCTGAGATCTGTTTCTGCAAGAAAATTCTTCTCTTTCAGATACTAACCTGCTTCTAGTCATCTCTCTCGCCCTCTTCCTTCTCgggttccttttctttctcttgccctctgccccttctctcttcttctctcattCTGCATCCCTTTctattttctctccctccacttGCAGTGCATAGGCGTCCTATTCACTGTGCTCAAGGGATTATGTGCCCCTTTGGGGACTCTGAGCCCATTGCCCGAATGTGCTCCCAGAGATTAAACTGGACCCCACAGGTAAACTCTATGTCTCTGCCCTTCTTCACTCTCCCTAAAAGGAAAATTACTCAGTCCTGAATAGATTTTATCAAAAATGCTTTGATTTCTAACAAGTCTTACCATCAACCATCACTGACACCTGGTAATGATATGTTCTTAGGGATCATTGCTCACAATTACTCCATAAAGTTTCAACTGTTCAAATCAATCTTcagggcgctggagcaatagcacagtgggtaggacatttgccttgcacgcggttgacccgcgtttgattcccatagggttccctgagtgccGACGGTGAtgtcctgagtgcggagccaggagtaccccgtgtgctttgccaggtgtgaaccaaaaacaacaacgaaaaaaaacaaaaaaatcaatcttcaatccccattttaaagaaaattgttttcttcatttgatGGCGGGACATGATAATCCAGAGTTTAAACCCTTCTGAGAAACACACAATCACATGGGACACCATGAGCTAGGGATGTAATGCAGTGTCAGAagcttgcatgcatgaggctctgggtttgaaccccaggcACTGTAGAAACAAGATTTTTACAATGAGTTGAAATGTGAAAAATGGATTTAAAGCAGGGGAAGAAAAAGGTACtgaagctagtacagcaggtttgtGACAACTGCTGAGCCTTCCAGCAATGGATGTGGGGAGAGTTTTTCATGCTCTTCTCCCTTTGCAGATTTGGGGAAGCTTCATATGCTGGGGAAATGTTCTTAGCATGACCTATGAAACAAGGTCTGTTTTTTTCTATTGGATGGGTTGGTTAGTAGAATTGCTAAGGCATTGAGAGGAAGCTTTGCCCCCTCCCAGAAATTAATTTCCATACTTTCAGTGTACAGTTTTTATGATTTACTCAACAGTAATTACTCAATGAATTATTTTGGGAGCAGAATATtaggggtcacatccggcagtgctcagggctactcctggcacacaCACTTGGGGATcgctcctagtggggcttgaaggacagaatccaggtcggccacaggtACAACAAACACCTTAATTCTTGGACTATCTCCGCAAACCCCATCCACCAATAATTAAAACTCCAGATCCAGTAAGACCCACAGACCGctggactaatttttttttaatgaaccttTCTTGGTCCCACCCACCAGAGAAGTACCACGGGAGGAAACGGCCAGCTGCTCCCTACTCAGCACTCCCAGGGGTGGTCTCATGCTCTGGCCAGTGTGGTAGATCATCGTGGTCACCCTCCCCAGAAGGTCCAGGCACCTTACAGTGCCACCAGTCACTTCACAGTTCTCTGGGGAAAGGCTGCAAGTGATTCCCTCAGGGGAGTTtgtggaaaagggaaaataaaccaCTCAGGAACATTATGGTGGCTCCCAGGGATGCTACCAAAGGCGCAGTGCCAAATTCCTGTGAGTCGGGCCTGGAGGGCATTGAAAACGACGGTGGGAAGTCAATGCCCTGCTCGTTGCTTACGGCTTGGTACGTGTAGATGACAGTCAGGACAACACAGATGCTCGCAACGGTGCACAGAAACCCGGACATCAGAAAATAATCCTTCGTCTTGGACGTCTTCGCCATGAACACATTCCGGAGAGCCATGATGAGGGCGACCTTTCCCAGGTACCCCAGAATAACGCCGAGGAGCAGGAGGTACTGGACTCTCTGAAGTGAAGGAGGGAGGTAACTGTCGAAGAACGGATAGCTGTGGCAGAAAGGTGCGATGCGGGTGCGCGGCACTTGGTAGATGCAGACTTTCCATATGCCCACGAGGGCCAGGCCTTGGGGACTGCTCATGTGCCATATCCGCCACTCGGCGAAGCCCATGGCTGCGGTGCACATGATCAAGCCAACAGTGAGCAGAGCAAAGCTTGCCACATGCAGGTTGCTGTGGTGGACCCGCGTGTTCCACAGTCCGGGAGTCTTCCACGgcctgcaagagagagagagagagagagagttccacACCAAGTAAAGGTGTTTGGAGGAGCCGCTTGGgacgggagatgcgtgccgaaagtagactatagatcaaacacaatggccactcaatgcctctattgcaaaccacaacaccccaaaggaaagagagtaaaagggaatgccctgcctcagaggcggggttgggtggggggaggtcggggtgggggtggtaggagggatgctgggaccattggtggtggagaatgggcactggtggaggggtggctactcgatcattgtatgactaaaacacaaacatgaaagttgtaACTATGTaagtacctcatgatgattcactattaaaaaaatatttttaaaaaaaatttcttctgtgcaaactttttaaattttttagtagcAGATCAGTGTCTgagtttttaaattaactttttgatTAAGGCATTGTTTCTTGCaattgcatggtattccattgtctatataCCGCTCCTTCAGAATCCACTTATCTGCTGTTGGACACTGGCTGATTCTATATCCTAACTCTTGTGTAATTGCTGCCATCAATGGTGTTGTgcatataagagagagagagagagagagacagagacagagagacagagagagagagagagttcaggcaCAGGGTTGGGGCGAGGCCAGATTGGGTGTGGAACATCCAAGTCATGGGCCTGCAGAGACCGCTGGACCCTCACCCTCTGTCTCGGGCATCTCACCCCAACAACATGCCAAGAGCCAGGGACAACACTTGCCCCCAACCTCCACCCGCACCGACCCTCCACACAGTGGGCTGCACTTCAGGGCACTGGGCCAAAGGCACCATATCAGTGTCCTCACGAGGCCAAATGCTGAAAAGCAACTTGGCGGCCTCTGTGTAATACTAAAACTGTTGGCATGGACACCACGTCCACTGTACCTGAGACACAGAGCTCCTTCCCCTTCATTCcaatcttcttccttctttctcctttcattctttccttccttcctccctcctctcctccctcgttccttccttctttccttcctttctcccttccttttacccttctttccttccttccttccttccttccttccttccttccttccttccttccttccttccttccttccttccttccttccttcctcactttctcccttccttcatccttcctttcttccttcctttctctcttccttccatccttccttccttccttcctcttccccttcctccatttctccattccttccatccttccttccttcctcccttcctccctcccttcttcctccctctcttccttcctttcttccttcctccttttctcccttccttcatccctccctccctcccttccttcctccctccctccctccctcccttccttccttccttccttccttcctccctccctctcttccttccttccttccttccttccttccttccttccttccttccttccttccttccttccttccttccttccttccttccttccttccttcttcccctttctttcttctctcttcgtacttcatctttctttcttccctttctcgctaccccttccttcctttttgtttcctttcttccttgttccttgctttctctttcttccaacctcctttttttcttcctccctttcttccttcctaccccttccttcttcctgtcccttcctccctgccttcttcctttgttctttcttcctcccccttccttctctttgccttcctccttccccctccttctttcgttctgccttcctccttctttattccttccttcctccttccccttccatctttccttttccttccttcctagccacatccagcaatgcaaagggatcacttctggtggagctcaggggcccctatagggtgccagagattcaatctgggttggctgagtgaggACAACAGGAGCTGCCTATGCTAGACTGCCACTCTGACCCCGAGGTATTTTTCATGACCTTACAGGAAGCGCTGCTGTTCTTACTGTGGCCAGCCACATACACATACCCAGTACAACCTGAGTGCTGGGTCTCAGGCCAAGCAAAAGACCATGCAGCCACGATGAGAGAGGAAAGGGTGAGAaaggagtgagaaagagagagagataactcTCTGAGCTAGAACCCAGGCTCTGCAGCCTGCAGACTCAGTATAAGAAATAAACGTACCACCCATGCCCCAcctttccagaagccccagcagtcaggcCGTCCTCTAACGTGCCACCATGCTGACCCACTCACCAGCCCCACTCTTCAGCGTTACTAAATCTCCAGGGAGATGTATGCCAAGCAGGTGAATTCACGGGCATACCAGTTCTGTTTCCTgccccatttcccacccaccgCCCACTGAAAACTTGTGGGTACTCTCAGGACTGGGGCTGGCCGAGTCCTGTCCCTGTCTGGACACTTTCGCATGACCCGCTAGCCACACTTgcaccccacagctgccaccacgcCAAAGGACCTCACTCCATGGCTCCACTAAGGATCTCTGCAGACTCATCCCAGTTCtacatattttgaaatatctgGACACTTTCAAATTGCACAggactgaaattccagtaggagctcACCACAGTAGATAGGAAGGTAACCTGGATGTCAAGAAAACTCAACAAATGAAACcaataacacaaaaggctcaaatGCTGATGAAAAGcgtagtaaatcctcagataaagACCCTGAGCTAAGATAGAAAaattttacccactgtgctattgctccagcccccgaacatAGAGGGCTCTTACCCTCTTCCCATCCCACTGCCCTGGCACTCTGACCTCTCCGTACATCACGTGGACAGAGGAAGTCCCCTCCACCCAGCTCTCCTACCCTGCACGTGCCCCTACTGTCCCATAATGCTGATGCTGGCCTCTTCAGTCATCCAGGTGTGTCAAGGGTTCCTACCCTCTTCCTGCCCAGTGTCCCCTGCCTCATGACCACTCCCTGGATCCTCTGGACCAAGGAAGACCCCTGGTTAGTCAACCCAAATCTGCTCAGACTCAGACTACAATTTCCCCCTTCCAACCAACTTGAAAAACAACTGGAAGACAGTTTTACCCTTTGAACTTCACCAACTCCAAGGGTTGTCTGTTTTGACATTTGGCCTCAAATGCGTCCATAATAACCCTCTATACAAATGAGATTGCTTATTCACTCTCATGACCACTGAAATAGCATCTTAAGGGcacagaaactttttaaaaaatttttaaaatgtttacaggaatcactgtgaggtacatttaGAGAcgtacaaactttcgtgcttatgtttcagtcatacaatgatcgagtgcccatccttccaacagtgcccattttctaccaccaatggtcctagcatccctcccacaaacccaacaccttcccccaccccaccccgcctctgtggcagggcattcccttttgctctctctcctctttggtgtgttgtggtttgcaatataggaaTTGCAAAAACAACTTGATTccttccacacacacattcacaaaagTGGCAATACAGTCCTATCTATCATTAATCTCTCTCGATATCCATGGAATAAACTTCCCTATAATGAGTCATAGAGTAGTTGGATGgatcagaaaagaaaatgcattcaCTTGTTTCCTACAGGAAACACCTAAAAACACAGGATAAATACAGATTTAGagtgaaaggatgaaaaacaatcataAAAGTCCATTGGAAGTGGGGGACAGAAAAAGCTGGTTCAACCATACTTCTATCAGACCTAATTCCATTCAATATAAAGGAAGTACTCAGAGACAGTGGTGGACGCTACTTATTGTTAAGGGGACAAAAGACCAAAATAATACTGTCATCAACATTTATGTACCAAATGAAGGCCCAGGAAGgctcacaaacctaaagaaacacattgaCAGAAACAcaggagtggtgggagagatcaGCACTCCACTTTCACCCTACACAGATCATCTAGTTGGAATATTAGTAAAGAGACCAGAGATTTAGATAAGGGGCTAAAAGAACTGTTGGACATATACAGGGCTCTTAATCCCCGAaacagaatacacattcttctcttgtGTCCATAGATCATCCTCCAGGATAGATTCCCTGTTAGTGCAAAACTCAGACATACATagatttacaaatatagaaattctTTGTGGGTGAGATGCTTCGATTTTTATTCTTGGATTGAATATGAAGGCAAAAGCATAAGGAAAGCAAATATGATTTTTGATAATTGGGTTTTAAAAAGGTAGACATTATTACTCTCTCAATTAAAATCCAATCACCTTAAACTAACTCAGCACAAAGGAATCCTACTCAAAACATAATATCTAATGACATGAAATTGTTACTTTCTTACCCCACCAGGACACGGTTATAAACAGGAAATTTTTTTCAATGGAaggttaattattattttatttatttatttaatatttattttattgaatcaccgtgaaaaaagttacaaagctttcaggtttaagtctcagtcatataatgatcaaacccccatcccttcaccattgcacatgttccaccaccaagaaccccgatacACCCCTCTTCCTACATCCCCcgacctgagtggctaatgatattcactttactctccctatactttgagtacattcagtatttcaacagaggactcactattattatttagaattttccctcaaaatcaaacctgctggaaaggc contains these protein-coding regions:
- the LOC129399632 gene encoding claudin-34-like, with translation MGRAERYTQARLGMKSRKRSDSARRRALSTMETALRKRPWKTPGLWNTRVHHSNLHVASFALLTVGLIMCTAAMGFAEWRIWHMSSPQGLALVGIWKVCIYQVPRTRIAPFCHSYPFFDSYLPPSLQRVQYLLLLGVILGYLGKVALIMALRNVFMAKTSKTKDYFLMSGFLCTVASICVVLTVIYTYQAVSNEQGIDFPPSFSMPSRPDSQEFGTAPLVASLGATIMFLSGLFSLFHKLP